Proteins co-encoded in one Populus trichocarpa isolate Nisqually-1 chromosome 10, P.trichocarpa_v4.1, whole genome shotgun sequence genomic window:
- the LOC7475387 gene encoding chromatin structure-remodeling complex protein SYD isoform X1, with amino-acid sequence MASSQSSQNVELEAAKFLHKLIQDSKDEPAKLATKLYVILQHMKSSGKEHSMPYQVISRAMETVINQHGLDIEALRSSRLPLTGGTQMGDSSTAQYGGSSQAVGVGKDSKAGLAENEISKVDPSASSRPPAGPSSAGHDYYQGSGTQRSSQSFDHESPSSLETRSANSQSQERGANQKDGKKAVAKRKRGDSSLHLEMHVENPQQLDPRNTIVNPRKGKMNKVDSPGSYAVRGGENTSFNKVPSSGQLEVSSSYVSAGQQQGGSLSSAHESLTSRCMWNQNKAGLPLERSQVPRFSSNAVSGNATAEIPLQQSAISSLGSSAFSKVHGGMPATSYPAGPMGEPGFAGLVQYGGSEHQKHGLAKGAVASSAEKTSEGFFSANRVDDFPTSLSTGKILENDGGSSNMFAESNKIIQGGRQSSNSELTMIRSTPPRDVGKSPVSQGSVSPGMPFNEQQLRQLRAQCLVFLAFRNVLPPKKLHLDIALGNVVPKDGGTLDGPRKELTDHKGKAQSSNEPTNIPELLMPCGRLNNAKEFDKVLPGLGGRFLDENCASKEADKLKMMEDKSGLPSDPSMLADERKYLYSTRKLDAEIQRQEAVESQAVFTTAMQQPDSARGGLPLSNPVDSMGNAFLQVGKTDHASSATFINKQAIPEAVSWTRIGSQSLPSGSIQLGLVPDRKDNAPSQFHILGNSNASEQDDDDKSAASTDSPPSPKYTMLEKWIMDQQRKKLLTEQGWVLKQQKTKQRIATCFDKLKETVSSSEDISAKTKIVIELKKLQLLELQRRLRSNFLNDFFKPITNDMDRLKSYKKHKHGRRIKQLERYEQKMKEERQKRIRERQKEFFAEIEVHKERLEDVFKIKRERWKGFNKYVKEFHKRKERTHREKIDRIQREKINLLKINDVEGYLRMVQDAKSDRVKQLLKETEKYLQKLGSKLQEAKSMASRFENDMDESRHAAVVEKNETSVENEDESDQAKHYMESNEKYYLMAHSVKESIAEQPTCLLGGKLREYQMNGLRWLVSLYNNHLNGILADEMGLGKTVQVISLICYLMETKNDRGPFLVVVPSSVLPGWETEINFWAPGIHKIVYSGPPEERRRLFKEKIVHQKFNVLLTTYEYLMNKHDRPKLSKIHWRYIIIDEGHRIKNASCKLNADLRHYQSSHRLLLTGTPLQNNLEELWALLNFLLPNIFNSAEDFSQWFNKPFESNGDNSADEALLSEEENLLIINRLHQVLRPFVLRRLKHKVENQLPEKIERLVRCEASAYQKLLMKRVEENLGSIGNSKARTVHNSVMELRNICNHPYLSQLHADEVDTLIPKHFLPPIIRLCGKLEMLDRLLPKLKATDHRVLFFSTMTRLLDVMEEYLTWKQYRYLRLDGHTSGGDRGSLIDRFNQQDSPYFIFLLSIRAGGVGVNLQAADTVIIFDTDWNPQVDLQAQARAHRIGQKRDVLVLRFETVQTVEEQVRASAEHKLGVANQSITAGFFDNNTSAEDRREYLESLLRECKKEEAAPVLDDDALNDLLARSESEIDVFESVDKQRRHQEMATWKSLLSGQGMDALEPLPPLPSRLVTDDDLKALYEAMKLYDMPKAGAESNAGAKRKGQHVGGLDAKHYGRGKRAREVRSYEEQWTEEEFEKMCQAESPDSPKVKEETGERNLPKEASGSLLAIGCTEPQAPPQLPPLPPPVEPLLLQQSKEVTPPSKRGRGRPRRATSDKSPAAMVLSVPPETGKVDVELQKGIESGSSKTSPLDSSPVPNLEGNSGATPHLGSRIAPSAQPTTPVSVALSSQITTAPLSVPLQSRGRGRKVQGAVQTPRRRGKNQVAVSPTTSSSAVPDPNINDQSQNVSVNPSVIAMGGTVSSAPMPQHPTNFPAAAAAAVEGISAATHHSGPGTALDSQPNPPNPSISPTIQSIVPSSSVPMQVKGQNRKTQSGTETTRRKGKKEVPVSPSVPDASDSQLSKSNPTLSQDKSGESGSKAIFMVSNQQNDALDRDVNQEQVSQEVGQDKKATELLDDVAQHRQPASTLTTHDGITRSMACAGSSGQIHGVDMHDVASVTKEVSAVNSSSKAKVLEVSGSESGVILSTPQLSKRFAEVVQNQSSEDNPSPVVYPATESLLHSATVEGVCKTVHQLAPKITSSSQPISSYPSVTPVFQSNTPEAMQVKRQGHKAPTRGEAPRRRGKKQGSISPAVDATIGQDPIVNPQMQMQNKSRDSLGSKVISLRSAQGNELKELKNVVQEAHIPSGLVGQDPKRKEASGILAVGRIQTADVTDVARVMKEIFSETCSSKNKIGDSSTVEVRSAPVSSKMSVEVAKNQSSEGKALSAVSILEATLPVMGSSNDDSKQPGSGDGVKMEGDHTPALGKAPTSEINPSMLEIKTSHGPVEKMRELIRASTENPVMGSNMEVNHSVLDAGDRDNITSQRPAPEGLLGDGGDPPMVTLSVSDVTEHPRSDSGYRTQASKASPKFSPHVSLGNRTISIKPDYTDYFSLGTVTPVADHSDSRNILSVADSVSRSSNKPSVKESLDSSLEIRDDEAKTHIQSGVDITKVEGEEVCKMQIDPAVSEASSLKYLSSSNKIEPNSSAAGASHRKDAFSQFGGIVLQNISPLRGNTYGPCENDLVGSSVAVEEPHKTEAGNKAEYSQVGAFVPKDLSENMVLPSSPLAREEEKDSRPFEQGLAGSSIEPETSKGFEAQMASKMDVSNANVIIPEIRPEHMVLPQSFLEAEENINGILENDAACCLVVPEGAKGSEVENDDQMGAQKVSDSVQEIVDPLPSSLVIEEDQVEGSSEKGALCFSVIVQNSGGSEAEAGKQLDASHAETLVRENVSENMVSPRSSLVSEAPVVEGSSEQDIFGFSVVLETSKGSATNNEVQVNPSQVDGVVPETKTGIWMQESEIARSSEKHQDDSSVAKQSKPSAIEEGSQMIVSEVGGIVHETSLENSCVPSVSETKAENANCLYEKSSHCVLLALEEAKQSETESSNQLAVSDFPMTGPENSLENICQSSCSLTMEADKIEGSSKKSSCDISVAMEESKKFEKENDESHVGSKECEESQVVGTSFEHTQVGSIGPEETSGNTDKSSYSSEMQEGKIEGSSQNIPEESNRSEAETDDQTQYGGMALANMSENIEGSYSSGMQEDKIKGSSLNVPEESNRLEAETDDQTQFGGMTLAKMSEKIEGSSLNVPEESNRSEAEIDDQAQCGGMALANMPEKIESISFSGMQEDKIEGSSLNVPESNRLEAETDDRTQFGGMALAKMSEKIEGSSLNVPEESNRSEAEIDDQAQCGGMAVANMPEKIEGLSSSGMQEDKIEGSSLNFPESNRLEAETDDQTQFCGMALAKMSEKIEGSCLNVSEESKRSEAETNDQAQCGGMAQANMPEKIEDVSFSGMQEDKIEGSSQNVPESNRSEAETDNQTQFGGMALAKMLEKIEGSSLNVQEESNRSEAETNDQAQCGGMALANMPEKIEDLSSSGMQEDKIKGSSLNVPEESKRQEAETVTDDETQCDGMAPANMLPSSSLLEEKTDVLSEKDPAE; translated from the exons ATTTTGCAACACATGAAATCAAGCGGGAAGGAACATTCCATGCCGTATCAAGTAATATCAAG GGCCATGGAGACTGTCATCAATCAGCATGGTCTTGATATTGAAGCTTTGAGGTCATCACGCCTTCCTTTGACCGGTGGAACTCAAATGGGGGATTCTTCGACTGCACAATATGGAG GATCTTCACAGGCAGTTGGAGTTGGGAAAGACTCTAAAGCTGGATTGGCTGAAAATGAGATATCCAAAGTTGATCCTTCTGCTTCCAGTAGGCCCCCTGCTGGCCCAAGTAGTGCAGGCCATGATTATTATCAAGGATCTGGAACTCAAAGGAGCAGCCAGTCATTTGATCATGAAAGTCCTTCTAGTTTGGAAACTAGGTCTGCCAATTCACAATCCCAAGAAAGAGGAGCGAATCAGAAGGATGGTAAAAAGGCTGTTGCTAAGAGGAAGAGGGGTGATTCATCTTTACACTTGGAAATGCATGTTGAGAATCCCCAACAACTTGATCCTCGCAATACCATAGTTAATCCAAGGAAGGGGAAAATGAACAAGGTTGACTCACCAGGGAGTTATGCAGTTAGAGGTGGTGAAAATACCAGCTTTAATAAGGTTCCTAGTAGTGGTCAGCTGGAAGTTTCATCTTCTTATGTGTCTGCAGGACAACAGCAAGGGGGTTCTCTTTCATCTGCACATGAAAGTCTCACTTCCAGGTGTATGTGGAATCAAAATAAAGCAGGGTTACCCCTTGAAAGATCTCAAGTTCCAAGGTTCTCTTCGAATGCTGTTTCTGGTAATGCAACAGCAGAAATTCCATTGCAGCAGTCAGCAATTTCATCTCTTGGATCAA GTGCTTTTAGCAAGGTTCATGGAGGGATGCCTGCCACTTCATATCCAGCAGGGCCCATGGGGGAGCCAGGGTTTGCAGGTCTAGTGCAATATGGTGGTTCTGAACATCAGAAACATGGATTGGCAAAGGGTGCTGTAGCTAGTTCTGCTGAGAAAACCTCAGAAGGATTTTTTTCTGCTAACCGTGTGGATGACTTTCCCACTTCACTTTCAACTGGAAAGATTTTAGAAAATGATGGAGGAAGTTCAAACATGTTTGCAGAGTCAAATAAAATTATCCAG GGTGGCAGGCAATCTAGTAATTCAGAATTGACAATGATTAGATCAACACCTCCTAGAGATGTTGGAAAATCTCCTGTTTCCCAGGGTTCTGTCTCTCCTGGCATGCCTTTCAATGAACAACAGCTGAGACAGCTCAGAGCTCAGTGCCTTGTCTTTTTAGCATTCAG AAATGTTTTGCCGCCAAAGAAACTTCATCTGGATATAGCACTTGGAAATGTTGTTCCTAAAGATG GTGGCACTTTGGATGGTCCTCGCAAAGAGCTGACTGATCATAAAGGAAAGGCACAATCTTCTAATGAGCCAACCAATATTCCTGAACTTTTAATGCCATGTGGAAGGCTGAATAATGCAAAGGAATTTGATAAAGTGCTTCCCGGTTTGGGGGGAAGATTCTTGGATGAAAACTGTGCATCCAAAGAAGCTGATAAACTTAAAATGATGGAGGACAAAAGTGGTCTACCTTCTGACCCCTCGATGCTTGCAGATGAAAGGAAATATCTGTACTCCACAAGGAAACTGGATGCTGAAATACAAAGGCAGGAAGCAGTGGAATCGCAGGCAGTTTTCACCACTGCAATGCAGCAGCCTGATTCAGCAAGGGGTGGTTTACCCTTGAGTAACCCTGTGGACAGCATGGGGAATGCCTTTCTTCAAGTTGGAAAAACTGACCATGCTTCTTCTGCAACATTCATAAATAAGCAGGCAATCCCTGAGGCAGTTAGCTGGACTAGAATTGGCAGTCAATCCCTACCATCCGGCTCCATTCAGCTCGGATTGGTTCCAGACAGAAAAGATAATGCTCCTAGTCAGTTTCACATTCTTGGCAATAGTAATGCTTCAG AacaagatgatgatgataagtCAGCCGCTTCTACTGATTCACCACCTTCTCCAAAGTACACCATGTTAGAGAAATGGATTATGGATCAGCAGAGGAAGAAACTTTTAACCGAGCAAGGTTGGGTTCTAAAACagcagaaaacaaaacaaagaattgCCACTTGTTTTGACAAGTTAAAG GAAACTGTTAGCTCGTCTGAAGACATATCTGCAAAAACCAAAATTgtaatagaattgaaaaagcttCAGCTCTTGGAGCTTCAACGCCGTCTAAGGAG TAATtttctcaatgatttttttaagccCATCACAAATGACATGGATCGTTTGAAATCATATAAGAAACATAAGCATGGCAGGAGGATCAAACAACTTGAAAGGTATGAGCAGAAAATGAAGGAAGAACGACAAAAGAGGATACGTGAGAGGCAGAAGGAGTTCTTTGCTGAGATAGAAGTTCACAA GGAAAGACTGGAAGATGTGTTTAAGATTAAGAGAGAACGCtggaaaggtttcaataaataTGTCAAAGAGTTCCATAAAAGGAAGGAGCGTACCCATCGGGAGAAGATTGACAGAATCCAGCGTGAGaagattaatttattgaaaatcaatGATGTTGAGGGGTATCTGCGAATGGTGCAG GATGCAAAATCAGACCGTGTTAAGCAACTGCTGAAAGAGACGGAGAAGTATCTTCAAAAGCTGGGATCCAAGCTACAGGAAGCTAAGTCTATGGCAAGCCGATTTGAGAATGATATGGATGAGTCACGGCATGCTGCTGTTGTTGAGAAGAATGAAACTTCTGTTGAGAATGAAGATGAAAGTGACCAGGCCAAG CATTACATGGAAAGCAATGAGAAGTACTATTTGATGGCTCATAG TGTAAAAGAAAGCATTGCAGAACAGCCAACATGTCTCCTGGGCGGAAAATTAAGGGA GTATCAGATGAATGGACTAAGGTGGTTGGTTTCACTATACAACAATCATTTGAATGGCATTCTTGCTGATGAAATGGGTCTTGGGAAAACTGTTCAg GTTATTTCTCTAATTTGCTACCTGAtggaaacaaaaaatgataGAGGGCCTTTCTTGGTGGTTGTACCTTCTTCAGTTTTACCTGGCTGGGAGACTGAAATCAATTTCTGGGCACCTGGAATCCACAAAATTGTCTATTCTGGGCCTCCGGAGGAGAGGCGCAGGCTATTTAA gGAAAAGATTGTGCATCAAAAATTCAATGTCCTTCTGACAACGTATGAATATCTGATGAACAAACACGATAGACCGAAACTGAGCAAGATACATTGGCgatatataataattgatgaaGGCCATCGCATAAAGAATGCTTCTTGCAAATTGAATGCTGACTTGAGGCATTATCAGAGTTCTCACAGGTTGTTATTAACTGGAACACCACTACAG AACAATCTTGAGGAATTGTGGGCACTACTCAACTTTTTGCTACCTAACATATTTAACTCAGCAGAGGATTTTTCTCAGTGGTTCAACAAACCATTTGAGAGTAATGGTGATAATTCAGCCGATGAA GCCTTACTTTCCGAGGAGGAAAATTTGTTGATCATAAACCGTCTCCACCAAGTTCTTCGACCATTTGTACTTCGGAGACTGAAACACAAG GTTGAGAATCAACTGCCTGAGAAGATTGAGAGACTTGTTCGGTGTGAGGCTTCTGCATATCAGAAGCTTCTTATGAAGAGAGTAGAAGAGAATCTTGGTTCAATTGGAAATTCAAAG GCTCGAACAGTGCACAACTCAGTTATGGAGCTTCGTAACATATGCAATCATCCATACCTTAGCCAGCTTCATGCGGATGAG GTTGATACTTTGATACCTAAGCATTTTCTGCCACCAATTATTAGACTTTGTGGAAAGCTTGAGATGCTAGATCGTTTGCTACCCAAATTGAAAGCAACAGACCATCGG gttcttttcttttccacaaTGACCAGGCTGCTTGATGTTATGGAGGAGTATCTCACTTGGAAACAGTATCGATACCTTCGCTTGGATGGTCATACCTCTGGAGGTGACCGTGGTTCACTCATTGACCGTTTTAACCAACAAGATTctccatattttattttcttgctcag CATTCGGGCTGGTGGTGTTGGAGTGAACCTTCAAGCTGCTGATACTGTGATCATATTTGATACTGATTGGAATCCTCAG GTTGATCTTCAAGCTCAAGCAAGGGCTCATAGGATTGGCCAGAAGAGGGATGTGCTTGTTCTTCGATTTGAAACA GTCCAAACTGTTGAAGAACAAGTCAGAGCTTCTGCTGAGCATAAACTGGGAGTTGCTAATCAGAGCATTACTGCTGGTTTCTTTGACAATAATACAAG TGCAGAAGATCGAAGGGAATACTTGGAGTCCCTTCTGCGTGAATGCAAGAAAGAGGAGGCTGCCCCTGTTTTAGATGATGATGCTCTAAATGATCTCTTAGCTCGCAG TGAATCAGAGATTGATGTATTTGAATCAGTTGACAAACAAAGGCGGCATCAAGAGATG GCAACATGGAAGAGTTTGTTATCGGGTCAAGGGATGGATGCTTTGGAACCTCTACCACCTTTGCCTTCACGCCTTGTAACAGATGATGACTTGAAAGCACTCTATGAAGCAATGAAGTTGTATGATATGCCAAAGGCTGGGGCAGAATCCAATGCAGGGGCGAAGCGTAAGGGGCAGCATGTTGGGGGCCTTGATGCTAAACATTATGGAAGGGGCAAACGAGCTAGAGAG GTACGCTCTTATGAAGAGCAATGGACAGAAGAGGAATTTGAGAAGATGTGTCAGGCTGAATCTCCAGACTCTCCTAAGGTGAAAGAAGAAACAGGAGAGAGGAACTTGCCAAAAGAGGCTAGTGGGTCTTTATTGGCTATTGGTTGCACAGAACCTCAAGCTCCACCACAACTGCCACCGCTGCCACCTCCTGTGGAGCCTCTCCTGCTGCAGCAGAGCAAAGAGGTAACTCCTCCATCAAAACGGGGGCGTGGAAGGCCGAGAAGAGCAACTTCAGATAAATCTCCAGCTGCGATGGTACTCTCAGTACCTCCTGAAACTGGCAAAGTGGATGTGGAGTTACAGAAGGGAATAGAGTCTGGCTCCTCAAAAACATCTCCTCTTGATTCTTCTCCTGTTCCTAATTTAGAAGGTAATAGTGGAGCCACACCTCATTTAGGATCAAGGATTGCTCCCAGTGCTCAGCCAACCACTCCAGTTTCTGTTGCACTTAGCTCACAAATCACTACTGCTCCCCTTTCTGTGCCATTGCAATCAAGAGGTCGAGGACGGAAGGTTCAAGGTGCAGTTCAAACACCACGGCGCAGAGGAAAGAATCAAGTGGCTGTTTCACCCACCACTTCAAGTTCTGCTGTTCCTGATCCAAATATAAATGATCAATCACAGAATGTATCTGTCAATCCATCAGTAATTGCCATGGGTGGAACTGTTTCTAGTGCTCCCATGCCACAACATCCTACTAATtttcctgctgctgctgctgctgctgtagaGGGTATTAGTGCAGCCACTCATCATTCTGGGCCTGGGACTGCTTTGGATTCTCAACCAAACCCTCCCAACCCTTCTATCTCCCCTACCATTCAATCCATAGTTCCTAGTTCTTCAGTTCCTATGCAAGTCAAAGGGCAAAACCGAAAGACTCAAAGTGGCACTGAAACAACTCGACgcaaaggaaagaaagaggTGCCAGTATCACCTTCTGTTCCAGATGCTTCAGACAGTCAGCTTTCAAAATCCAATCCAACGTTGTCACAGGATAAATCTGGGGAATCAGGAAGTAAAGCTATTTTCATGGTTAGTAACCAACAGAATGATGCTCTGGACAGAGATGTTAACCAGGAGCAAGTGTCCCAAGAAGTTGGCCAGGATAAAAAAGCAACTGAGCTTTTGGATGATGTAGCCCAGCATAGGCAACCAGCCAGCACTCTTACAACGCATGATGGTATTACCAGATCTATGG CTTGTGCAGGATCTTCTGGACAAATACATGGTGTTGATATGCATGATGTAGCTTCTGTGACAAAGGAGGTTTCAGCAGTGAATAGCTCTTCAAAAGCTAAAGTACTTGAAGTTTCTGGGAGTGAAAGTGGAGTTATCCTGTCTACACCTCAATTAAGTAAGCGCTTTGCAGAGGTGGTCCAGAATCAAAGCTCAGAGGATAACCCTTCCCCAGTGGTTTATCCTGCAACTGAGTCATTACTCCATTCTGCCACTGTAGAAGGTGTTTGCAAAACTGTGCATCAGCTTGCTCCAAAGATTACTTCCAGCTCTCAGCCAATTTCATCTTATCCTTCTGTTACTCCAGTATTTCAATCTAACACTCCTGAAGCCATGCAAGTTAAAAGGCAAGGTCATAAAGCTCCTACCAGAGGGGAAGCACCTAGACGAAGAGGTAAGAAACAGGGTTCAATTTCACCTGCTGTGGATGCTACAATTGGTCAGGATCCCATTGTAAATCCTCAAATGCAAATGCAAAATAAGTCCAGAGATTCATTAGGGAGCAAGGTCATATCCTTGAGGAGTGCTCAAGGAAATGAACTCAAGGAGTTGAAGAATGTTGTTCAG GAAGCACATATTCCCAGTGGTTTAGTTGGTCAagatccaaaaagaaaagaagctagTGGGATTCTGGCTGTTGGCCGAATTCAGACTGCTGACGTAACTGATGTTGCTCGTGTGATGAAGGAGATTTTTTCTGAGACTTgctcttcaaaaaataaaattggtgaCTCTTCTACAGTTGAAGTTAGAAGTGCCCCTGTTTCAAGTAAGATGTCTGTGGAGGTGGCAAAAAACCAAAGCTCAGAGGGTAAAGCACTATCCGCTGTGTCAATTTTAGAAGCTACACTTCCAGTCATGGGGAGTTCAAATGATGATTCTAAACAGCCTGGGTCTGGAGATGGTGTCAAGATGGAAGGGGATCATACTCCTGCTTTGGGTAAGGCTCCTACTTCTGAAATCAATCCCTCTATGCTTGAAATCAAGACCAGTCATGGCCCTGTTGAAAAAATGAGAGAGTTGATACGGGCTTCCACTGAAAACCCAGTCATGGGAAGTAATATGGAAGTCAATCATTCAGTTCTTGATGCTGGTGACAGGGACAATATTACTTCTCAGAGACCTGCTCCTGAAGGTCTTcttggtgatggtggtgatcCTCCCATGGTTACCCTATCTGTTTCAGATGTAACAGAACACCCTAGGAGTGACTCTGGATACAGAACGCAGGCTTCAAAAGCATCTCCTAAGTTTTCTCCACATGTTAGCCTTGGCAATCGTACAATTTCCATTAAACCTGATTATACTGATTATTTTTCCTTAGGGACTGTTACTCCTGTTGCAGATCATTCAGATTCAAGAAATATCCTAAGTGTAGCTGATAGTGTATCTAGAAGCAGTAATAAGCCTTCTGTGAAAGAGTCCCTAGATTCTTCTCTTGAAATCAGAGATGATGAAGCTAAAACTCATATTCAATCGGGGGTTGATATAACCAAGGTTGAGGGTGAGGAGGTCTGCAAAATGCAAATTGATCCTGCTGTATcagag GCCTCTTCTCTTAAATATCTGTCTTCTTCCAACAAGATAGAGCCAAACAGTTCTGCAGCTGGAGCCAGTCATCGAAAGGATGCTTTTTCTCAGTTTGGTGGGATTGTGCTGCAAAATATTTCTCCACTCAGAGGAAATACCTATGGCCCATGTGAGAATGATCTTGTTGGAAGCTCAGTAGCAGTGGAGGAACCACACAAAACTGAAGCAGGTAACAAAGCAGAATATTCTCAGGTTGGTGCGTTTGTGCCAAAAGATTTGTCAGAAAACATGGTTCTACCCTCGTCCCCACTGGCAAGGGAGGAAGAAAAGGACAGTAGACCATTTGAGCAGGGTTTAGCTGGCAGCTCAATAGAACCAGAAACATCAAAGGGGTTTGAGGCTCAAATGGCCAGTAAAATGGATGTATCTAATGCTAATGTTATCATTCCAGAAATTAGACCAGAACACATGGTTCTACCCCAATCTTTCTTGGAAGCAGAAGAAAACATCAATGGCATTTTGGAGAATGATGCGGCTTGCTGTTTGGTGGTGCCAGAGGGAGCAAAGGGATCTGAAGTTGAAAATGATGATCAGATGGGCGCGCAGAAGGTGTCTGATAGTGTACAAGAAATTGTGGATCCCTTACCATCTTCTCTTGTAATAGAGGAAGATCAGGTTGAGGGCTCATCCGAGAAGGGTGCGCTTTGTTTCTCTGTAATAGTTCAAAATTCAGGAGGGTCAGAAGCTGAAGCAGGCAAGCAACTAGATGCATCTCATGCTGAGACTTTGGTACGAGAAAATGTATCAGAGAACATGGTTTCGCCAAGATCTTCTTTGGTATCAGAGGCACCAGTGGTTGAGGGCTCTTCTGAGCAGGATATATTTGGCTTCTCAGTAGTACTAGAGACATCTAAAGGGTCTGCTACTAATAATGAGGTTCAAGTAAATCCATCTCAGGTAGATGGAGTTGTGCCTGAAACTAAAACGGGCATATGGATGCAGGAATCTGAGATTGCAAGATCATCTGAGAAGCACCAAGATGACAGCTCAGTAGCCAAGCAATCAAAACCATCTGCAATTGAAGAGGGCAGTCAAATGATAGTATCTGAGGTTGGTGGAATTGTGCATGAAACTTCTTTGGAAAACAGTTGTGTGCCATCTGTCTCAGAAACAAAGGCAGAAAACGCTAATTGCTTATATGAGAAAAGTTCTCATTGCGTCTTGCTTGCTCTAGAGGAAGCAAAACAGTCTGAAACTGAAAGTAGCAACCAACTGGCTGTATCTGATTTTCCTATGACCGGGCCTGAAAATTCTTTGGAGAACATATGCCAGTCTTCATGTTCTCTAACAATGGAGGCGGATAAGATTGAGGGCTCGTCTAAGAAGAGTTCTTGTGACATCTCAGTAGCAATGGAGGAAtcaaaaaagtttgaaaaagaaaacgatgAATCTCATGTTGGTAGCAAGGAATGTGAAGAAAGTCAAGTTGTTGGTACCAGTTTCGAACACACACAGGTTGGTAGCATTGGACCAGAAGAAACATCTGGAAACACAGACAAATCCTCATATTCCTCAGAAATGCAGGAAGGTAAGATTGAGGGCTCATCTCAGAATATCCCAGAGGAATCAAATAGGTCGGAAGCTGAAACAGATGATCAAACTCAGTATGGTGGGATGGCTCTAGCCAACATGTCAGAAAATATCGAGGGCTCTTATTCCTCAGGGATGCAGGAAGACAAGATTAAGGGCTCTTCTTTGAATGTACCAGAGGAATCAAATAGGTTGGAAGCTGAAACAGATGATCAAACTCAATTTGGTGGGATGACTCTAGCTAAGATGTCAGAAAAGATTGAGGGCTCATCTCTGAATGTCCCAGAGGAATCAAATAGGTCGGAAGCTGAAATAGATGACCAAGCTCAATGTGGTGGGATGGCTCTAGCGAACATGCCAGAAAAGATAGAGAGCATATCTTTCTCAGGGATGCAGGAAGACAAGATTGAGGGCTCTTCTCTGAATGTCCCAGAGTCAAATAGGTTGGAAGCTGAAACAGATGATCGAACTCAATTTGGTGGGATGGCTCTAGCTAAGATGTCAGAAAAGATTGAGGGCTCATCTCTGAATGTCCCAGAGGAATCAAATAGGTCGGAAGCTGAAATAGATGACCAAGCTCAATGTGGTGGGATGGCTGTAGCGAACATGCCAGAAAAGATAGAGGGCTTATCTTCCTCAGGGATGCAGGAAGACAAGATTGAGGGCTCTTCTCTGAATTTTCCAGAGTCAAATAGGTTGGAAGCTGAAACAGAtgatcaaactcaattttgtggGATGGCTCTAGCTAAGATGTCAGAAAAGATTGAGGGCTCATGTCTAAATGTCTCAGAGGAATCTAAGAGGTCGGAAGCTGAAACAAATGACCAAGCTCAATGTGGTGGGATGGCTCAAGCTAACATGCCAGAAAAGATAGAGGACGTATCTTTCTCAGGGATGCAGGAAGACAAGATTGAGGGCTCATCTCAGAATGTCCCAGAGTCAAATAGGTCAGAAGCTGAAACAgataatcaaactcaatttggtGGGATGGCTCTAGCTAAGATGTTAGAAAAGATTGAGGGCTCATCTCTGAATGTCCAAGAGGAATCAAATAGGTCGGAAGCTGAAACAAATGACCAAGCTCAATGTGGTGGGATGGCTCTAGCGAACATGCCAGAAAAGATAGAGGACTTGTCTTCCTCAGGGATGCAGGAAGACAAGATTAAAGGCTCTTCTCTAAATGTCCCAGAGGAATCAAAAAGGCAGGAAGCTGAAACTGTAACTGATGATGAAACTCAGTGTGATGGGATGGCTCCAGCGAACATGTTGCCTTCATCTTCTCTCTTGGAGGAAAAGACTGACGTCTTATCAGAGAAAGATCCAGCTGAATAA